One Streptomyces sp. CG4 genomic window, CGCTGTGGAGCCCCCTGTCCTCAAGTGGCAGGGGGCTTCGGCTCGTCTTAGCGTGGCCGCATGATCGAGCTGGAGGGGCTGACCAAGCGGTACGGCGAGAAGGTGGCGGTCGACGGGCTCAGCTTCGCCGTCCGGCCCGGCATCGTGACCGGATTCCTCGGACCCAACGGTGCCGGGAAGTCCACGACCATGCGGATGATCCTCGGGCTCGATCACCCCACCGCCGGCGACGTCCGGATCGACGGCAAGCACTACGCGCAGCTGAAGGACCCGCTGACGTACATCGGCGCGCTGCTGGACGCCAAGGACGTGCACGGCGGGCGCAGCGCCTGCAACCACCTGCTGTGTCTCGCGCAGAGCAACGGGATCCCCAGGCGCCGGGTGGCGGAGGTGCTGGACACCGTCGGGCTCGGCGCGGTGGCGCGCAAGAAGGCCAAGGGGTTCTCGCTGGGCATGGGGCAGCGGCTGGGGATCGCCGCGGCGCTGCTCGGGGATCCGCGGATCCTGATGTTCGACGAGCCGGTGAACGGGCTCGACCCGGAGGGCATCCACTGGATCCGCAACCTGATGAAATCGCTGGCCGCGCAGGGCCGGACGGTGTTCGTGTCCAGTCACCTGATGAGCGAGATGGCGCTGACCGCCGATCACCTGGTGGTCATCGGGCAGGGGCGGCTGCTCGCGGACACCTCCATGCCCGACTTCATCCGGGAGAACTCGCGGTCGTACGTGCGGATCCGCTCCCCGCAGCGCGAGCGGCTGCTCGATGTGCTGCACGAGGGCGGGATCACCGTCGTGCAGGCGGGCGGCGGGGTGCTGGAGGTGGAGGGCGGCAAGGCCGAGCAGATCGGCGAGCTGGCCGCGCGGTACGGGCTCGTGCTGCACGAGCTGAGCCCGCAGCACGCCTCGCTGGAGGAGGCGTTCATGCAGCTGACGGCGGAGTCGGTGGAGTACCACGCGCACGCCGGGCCCGGGCCCGCCGCGCAGGACTGGGGCGCCGGCTGGAAGGGGGTGTGAGGGATGGCGGCCGTACAGGTCATCCGGTCCGAGTGGACCAAGATCCGGTCGGTGGCGTCCACGGTGTGGACGCTGTCGCTGGCCGTGGTCGTCACCATCGCCCTCGGGATGCTGATCTCCGCGCTGTCCCGGAGCCAGCTCGACTCGATGCCGGTGCGGGACCGGCCGGCGTTCGATCCGACCTATGTGTCGTTCGCGGGCATGAGCCTCGGTCAGCTCGCCATGATCGTGTTCGGTGTGCTGGTCGTCTCCAACGAGTACAGCACCGGCATGATCCGGGTCTCCCTGGCCGCCGTACCGCAGCGCGCCACCTTCCTGTTCAGCAAGATCGCGGTGGCCACCGGGCTCGCGCTGGTGGTCGGCATGTGCACGAGCTTCGCCGCGTTCTTCCTCGGCCAGGCGATGCTCGGCCCCCACCGGGCACGGATCGGCGACCCCGGGGTGCTGCGCGCGGTGCTCGGCGGCGGGCTGTACATGACACTGATCGCGATGTTCTCCATGGGCGTCGCCGCGATGCTGCGCTCGCCGATGCTGTCGCTCGGCGTCCTGATGCCGTTCTTCTTCCTGATCTCCAGCATCCTCGGCGGGGTGGACGCCACGAAGAAGATCGGCCGGTTCCTGCCGGACCAGGCGGGCAGCCGGATCATGCAGGTGGTGCCGAGGGCCGACGACGTCCCGTACGGGCCCTGGGGCGGGCTCGGGATCATGGTGCTGTGGGTGCTCGGCGCGCTCGCGGGCGGGTACGTCCTGCTGCAGCGCAGGGACGCACAGTAGCCCCCTTCGTCACGCAGCGTAGCGATATGACTTTACTTTCTTTTGGGCGGAACCGTCAGCGCCCCGATATCCTCCTAACCCTTACGGGGGCGTGCGCCCCGCTTTCCTGAACCTTTCGATGGGTGCGGAGCATGATCGAGGCTGTCGGCCTGACCAAGCGCTACGGCGACAAGACCGCCGTGTACAACCTTTCCTTCCAGGTGCGGCCCGGCGCCGTCACCGGCTTCCTCGGGCCGAACGGCTCGGGCAAGTCGACGACGATGCGGATGATCCTCGGGCTGGACAACCCGACGTCCGGGTCGGTGACGATCGGCGGCTACCCCTATCGCAGGCTGCCCAACGCCCCCCGGCAGGTCGGTGCGCTGCTCGACGCCAAGGCCGTGCACGGCGGCCGTGCCGCCCGCAACCACCTGCTGAGCCTCGCCCAGCTCTCGGGCATCCCGGCCCGGCGCGTGGACGAGGTGCTCGGGGTCGTGGGCCTGCAGGACGTGGCCAAGAAGCGCTCCAAGGGCTTCTCGCTCGGCATGGGCCAGCGCCTCGGCATCGCCGCCGCGCTGCTCGGCGACCCCCAGGTACTGCTGTTCGACGAGCCGGTCAACGGCCTCGACCCCGAGGGCATCCTCTGGGTCCGCAATCTGATGAAGGCGCTCGCGGCCGAGGGTCGTACGGTCTTCGTCTCCTCGCACCTGATGAGCGAGATGGCGCTGACCGCCGACCACCTCATCGTCATCGGACGCGGCCAGCTGCTCGCCGACATGAGCGTGAAGGACTTCATTTCGGCCAACTCCGCCGACTTCGCGCGCGTGCGCACCCCCGACACCGAGCCGCAGCTGCGCGAGAAGCTGGGCAGCGCGCTCGCCGAGGCGGGCGGCCATGTGCTGCCGGAGCAGGACGGCGCACTGCGGGTGACCGGGCTGCCGCTGCCCCGGATCAGCGACGTCGCGCACGAGGCGGGCGTCCGGCTGTGGGAGCTGTCCCCGCACCAGGCCTCGCTGGAGGAGGCGTACATGCGGATGACGCAGGGCGCGGTGGACTACCGCTCGACCGTCGACCAGCGGGCGGGCCTGCAGCAGCCGCTGCCGCCCGGCGCCCAGCCGCCCGTGCCGGTGCCCGGCCAGGGCCAGCCCGGCTGGTACGCCCCGCCGCCGCCCCAGCAGGGCGGCCAGCCGTTCGCGATGCCGGCCCCCGGTCCCGGGGCGCCCGCCGGGCCCTACGACGGCGCCCAGGCGGGCGGCTACGGCGCTCCCGGCGTCCCGGGCGCCGGTGCCCCCAACCCGTACGCCCAGCAGGCGCAGGGGGCTCCTCAGGCCCCGCACGCGCAGCCGGCACCTCAGGCCCCGCAGGCCCAGCCACCGGTCCCGGCCGCCGTGGCCCCGCCCGCGCCGCGGCAGGCGCCCGCCGCCGCTCCGGCTCCGGCCGCCGCTCCCGCCCCCGCTCCCGCTCCCGCCGACCTGACCAAGCCCGAGGACGCCCGATGAGCACCCACCAGCCCCCGATGCCGCAGGCCCCCGCACCCGCGCCCGACTGGCAGGCGGCGCCCGGCGGGTCGTACCCCGGTTACACCTCGCCGATCCCGGTCGTGCGCACCCACCTCGGGCACGCGCTCGCCTCCGAGTGGACGAAGATCAGGTCGGTCCGGTCGACGATGTGGACGCTCGGCGTCTTCGTCGTGCTCGTCTTCGGCATCGGCCTGCTGTTCGCCTCGGTGGTCAGCGCCCACTCCGGGTCGGAGAGCCTGTCGAACGAGACCCCGATCCAGTTCGGCTTCTTCGGCCTGCTCCTCGGCAGCATGTGTATCATCACGCTCGGCGTGCTGACCACGGCCTCGGAGTACGGCACCGGCATGATCCGTACGACGATGACCGCGTGCCCGAGCCGGGCCCGGGTGCTCGCCGCCAAGGCGATCGTGTTCTTCGCCGTCGCCTTCGTCGTCACCCTGGTCACGTCCGGCCTCGTGGCCATGTTGCAGGCGTCCATGCTCGAAGGCGTCGGCGGTGCCAAGACCCCCTCCGGCAGCGAATGGTTCAAGGCGACCGTCGGGATCAGCCTCTACATCGCGCTGCTCGGGCTGTTCTCGCTGCTCATCGGCTCGATCATCCGGCACTCGGCGGGCGCCATCACCATCATGATCGGCGCGGTGCTGGCCCCGCTGGTGATCGCGCTGTTCATGGCCACGCAGTCGCTGGAGAAGGTGCGCCAGTGGCTGCTGGAGTACTCGATCCCGAGCCAGATGAGCGTCTTCTACGACAACTCCCTGAGCCGCTCCGGCCCCACCGGCTGGGACCCGCTGTGGATCATGCTGGGCCTGTCGGCGGCCGCGTTCGCCGGTGCCTACGCGCTGCTGCAGAAGCGGGACGTGTAGCTCAGGGAGTTCGGCCGGCTCTAGAACTTCGGCGCGTTACGGGACCGCTGCACCCGCGTGGTGCGGCGGTCCTTCGCGTTCCAGCACGCCTTGTGCCAGTGGCGGCGGTCGTCGACGCCCGCGAACTCAGGCCAGGCCACCACGTGCGGGACAGCGGAGGGGATCAGCTGGTCGCAGCCCGGACAGCGGTACGTCTTGCCCTCCGCGCTCGCCCCGGCGACATGGCGCACGCTCCACTCCTCGCCCTGCCAGCTCTCGGTCGACTGCCAGCCGCCGTACCGGCCGGCCGGGTCGTCCCCGGGGCTCCGGTCCGACGATCCGGCTGCCTTCGGTCGGTTGCGACGCGGGGACACGGGACACCTCTCGGGGCTATACAGGAAGCAGGGGCTGCAGCCAGCCTACGCGCCGCCGAGCGGGGTACTCGTACGGAACCAAAACCGCACAAGTCCCCCTCCGGGGCCAGCCATTCTGCAGACAATCGGCAAATCTCTCCGCCAGGCCGTGTCCTGGGCACGTGTCAGACGGTTATGCCGGGTGGGGGAGCTCCGGGTCGGAGCCGAGGAAGCAGGAAAAGACACGATGTACGTAGGAAGTTTTGTGCTGGGCGCCCAGTTCCCGGGCCAGGGCCCGGGGGAGGCCCTGCACCGCGCGGTCCGCTCGGCGGAGGTCACCGAGGAGGCCGGGCTGGACTCCGTATGGCTGGCCGAGCACCACTTCGTGCCGTACGGCACATGCCCGTCCGCCGTCACCCTGGCCGCGTTACTGCTCGGCCGCACCCGCCGTATCCGCGTCGGCACGGCGGTCAGCGTGCTGCCCACCGCCCACCCGGTCGCCCTCGGCGAACAGGCCGCGCTGCTGCATCTGACGAGCGGCGGACGGTTCACGCTCGGCGTGGGCCGCGGCGGCCCCTGGGTGGACCTGGAGGTGTTCGGCACCGGCCTCGCGGCGTACGAACAGGGGTTCCCGGAGTCGCTCGATCTGCTGCTGCGCTGGCTGCGCGAGCCCTCCGTGGCGGCCGACGGCGAGCACTTCTCCTTCCGTGAGGTGCCGGTCGTACCCCGCCCGTCGGAGGCGCTGACGGAGACCCCGGGACCCGAGGTCGTCGTCGCCTGCACCTCCCCGGCGAGCGTACGGCTGGCCGCCGAGCGCGGGCTGCCGATGCTTCTCGGCATGCACGTCGGGGACGAGGAGAAGGCCGAGATGGTCACCCTGTGGCGGCACTGCGCCCGCGCGGCCGGCCGGCCGGCCGAGGAGATCGCGGGCGCCGCGCATGTCTCGGCCGGCGTGTGCCAGCTCGCGGACCGGCGCACGGACGCGGCGGAGGCACTGCTGAAGGCGATGCCGGGCTGGCTGAGGCAGGGCCTGGAGGCGCATGTGACGGTCGACGGCCGGGCGCGCACCATGCGCGACCCGCACGCCTACACCGAACTGCTCTGCGGCCTGCACCCGGTCGGCACCCCGCGGCTTGCCGCCGACCGGCTCGCGGCCACCTCCGAGCGCACCGGCATCTCCCGGTTCGCCCTGTTGGTGGAGGGCTCGGGCGACCTCGCGGCGACGGAGGAGAACCTGCGGCGCCTCGGCGCCGAGGTACTGCCCCAGCTGCGCTGAGCGCCCCTGCAACTCCCCTGTCGCCTCGGGGGCTTGCCGCCCCAGTGGTGCATGCACCTCCCGCGGGTGGAGCGGCAAGCGAGCGGCTCACTGCCTGCGCCGTGCCGGGGCAGCGCGTCAGCAGTCCCGGAATTCCGGCGACTGGTTCAGCAGCTGGCTGCGCACGGACGTGAAGCGGGCCAGTGTCTCGTCCACCGAGGAGTCCGGCGGGAACACCGCCACCCGGTGGCAGTTCTGGAAGGCCAGCCGCACACCGAAGTGCCGCTGCAGGGCGCTGCGGATGGCGTCACTCGCGAGCGCACGCAGCAGCTGGCCGCGTGCCTGCTCGTCCGGCGGGGGCGTCTGGTTGTCGGCGAACGGTCCGCCGTCGACCTTCAGCTGGGCCACCAGGGAGCTGATCATCTCCCACGCGTAGGGCAGGGAGGTCCGGACGCAGTCGACGAATTCTGCTTCGTCGACCTCGCCTCGCTCGGCCTGTTCGAGTAGGGCCGGTGAGACGTCGAGCGACATGGGTTCTCCTCTCGCACCCCCGAAGAGCAGGGGTTGCCGGACAGGTCAGGGAGTTCGCGATTTCGAACACGCTCAGTACATGGGCGGCGACCTCCCGTTCCCTACGGTAGGCAACCGTAGGTGACCACACCAGCAGAATGCGTATATGGAACGGTCCCGTTACGGGCACAATCGGCCAGGGATGAACAAGAGTTTCCAGGGGCAATTGGGGCGTTACCCGGGGAGCGCGATGGGCGAATCGCGTGCACCGGCGCGCGTCGAGTAGCGTTGCCGACCATGCGTCTCGTCATTGCCCGGTGCTCGGTCGACTACGCCGGCCGGCTCACCGCCCACCTGCCCTCGGCACCCCGTCTGATCCTGGTCAAGGCGGACGGCAGCGTCTCCATCCACGCCGACGACCGGGCCTACAAGCCCCTCAACTGGATGTCGCCGCCCTGCACGCTGAAGGAGGGGACCGGCGAGGACGAGGGGGTGTGGACCGTCATCAACAAGACGGGCGAGAAACTGATCATCACGATGGAGGAGATCCTCCACGACTCCTCGCACGAACTCGGCGTGGATCCGGGTCTGATCAAGGACGGCGTGGAAGCGCACCTGCAGGAGCTGCTCGCCGACCGCATCGAGACGCTCGGCGAGGGCTACACGCTCATCCGCCGCGAGTACATGACGGCCATCGGCCCGGTGGACATCCTGTGCCGCGACGCGGACGGCCGGACGGTCGCGGTCGAGATCAAGCGGCGTGGTGAGATCGACGGCGTGGAGCAACTCACGCGCTATCTGGAGCTGTTGAACCGCGACCCCCACCTGGCGCCGGTCCGCGGTGTCTTCGCCGCCCAGGAGATCAAACCCCAGGCCCGCGTCCTCGCCACCGACCGCGGCATCAACTGCCAGATCCTCGACTACGACGCCCTGCGCGGCATCGAGGACGACAAGCTCCGCCTGTTCTGAGCGGCGGCCTTTGACCTGGCGGCCTTTGATCTTTGTCCCGCCGCCGCACAAGCCCGGCGGCGGGACCGGGACAGGGCCTAGATCACCGAGCCCGGAGACTTCGACGCGCTTCCCGAAGTCTGCGGCGTCGTCGGGCCGCTTGCCGAGTTCGTCGTGGTCGGGGTCGTGCCCGTCTGGGTCGGAGTCGGTGACGTGGGCGTGGGGGAGGTCGGCGACGGCGAGGAGGACGTACTACCCGAGGGCGTCGGCTTCGTCGGCGTCGGGGAACCCGGCTTGGTCGTATGGGACTTGGACGGGGTCGGGGACGTGTCTCCCCCGCTGCCCGTGCTCCCGGT contains:
- a CDS encoding ATP-binding cassette domain-containing protein; the encoded protein is MIELEGLTKRYGEKVAVDGLSFAVRPGIVTGFLGPNGAGKSTTMRMILGLDHPTAGDVRIDGKHYAQLKDPLTYIGALLDAKDVHGGRSACNHLLCLAQSNGIPRRRVAEVLDTVGLGAVARKKAKGFSLGMGQRLGIAAALLGDPRILMFDEPVNGLDPEGIHWIRNLMKSLAAQGRTVFVSSHLMSEMALTADHLVVIGQGRLLADTSMPDFIRENSRSYVRIRSPQRERLLDVLHEGGITVVQAGGGVLEVEGGKAEQIGELAARYGLVLHELSPQHASLEEAFMQLTAESVEYHAHAGPGPAAQDWGAGWKGV
- a CDS encoding ABC transporter permease, which produces MAAVQVIRSEWTKIRSVASTVWTLSLAVVVTIALGMLISALSRSQLDSMPVRDRPAFDPTYVSFAGMSLGQLAMIVFGVLVVSNEYSTGMIRVSLAAVPQRATFLFSKIAVATGLALVVGMCTSFAAFFLGQAMLGPHRARIGDPGVLRAVLGGGLYMTLIAMFSMGVAAMLRSPMLSLGVLMPFFFLISSILGGVDATKKIGRFLPDQAGSRIMQVVPRADDVPYGPWGGLGIMVLWVLGALAGGYVLLQRRDAQ
- a CDS encoding ABC transporter ATP-binding protein, giving the protein MIEAVGLTKRYGDKTAVYNLSFQVRPGAVTGFLGPNGSGKSTTMRMILGLDNPTSGSVTIGGYPYRRLPNAPRQVGALLDAKAVHGGRAARNHLLSLAQLSGIPARRVDEVLGVVGLQDVAKKRSKGFSLGMGQRLGIAAALLGDPQVLLFDEPVNGLDPEGILWVRNLMKALAAEGRTVFVSSHLMSEMALTADHLIVIGRGQLLADMSVKDFISANSADFARVRTPDTEPQLREKLGSALAEAGGHVLPEQDGALRVTGLPLPRISDVAHEAGVRLWELSPHQASLEEAYMRMTQGAVDYRSTVDQRAGLQQPLPPGAQPPVPVPGQGQPGWYAPPPPQQGGQPFAMPAPGPGAPAGPYDGAQAGGYGAPGVPGAGAPNPYAQQAQGAPQAPHAQPAPQAPQAQPPVPAAVAPPAPRQAPAAAPAPAAAPAPAPAPADLTKPEDAR
- a CDS encoding ABC transporter permease subunit — its product is MSTHQPPMPQAPAPAPDWQAAPGGSYPGYTSPIPVVRTHLGHALASEWTKIRSVRSTMWTLGVFVVLVFGIGLLFASVVSAHSGSESLSNETPIQFGFFGLLLGSMCIITLGVLTTASEYGTGMIRTTMTACPSRARVLAAKAIVFFAVAFVVTLVTSGLVAMLQASMLEGVGGAKTPSGSEWFKATVGISLYIALLGLFSLLIGSIIRHSAGAITIMIGAVLAPLVIALFMATQSLEKVRQWLLEYSIPSQMSVFYDNSLSRSGPTGWDPLWIMLGLSAAAFAGAYALLQKRDV
- a CDS encoding ATP/GTP-binding protein, with translation MSPRRNRPKAAGSSDRSPGDDPAGRYGGWQSTESWQGEEWSVRHVAGASAEGKTYRCPGCDQLIPSAVPHVVAWPEFAGVDDRRHWHKACWNAKDRRTTRVQRSRNAPKF
- a CDS encoding LLM class flavin-dependent oxidoreductase, with protein sequence MYVGSFVLGAQFPGQGPGEALHRAVRSAEVTEEAGLDSVWLAEHHFVPYGTCPSAVTLAALLLGRTRRIRVGTAVSVLPTAHPVALGEQAALLHLTSGGRFTLGVGRGGPWVDLEVFGTGLAAYEQGFPESLDLLLRWLREPSVAADGEHFSFREVPVVPRPSEALTETPGPEVVVACTSPASVRLAAERGLPMLLGMHVGDEEKAEMVTLWRHCARAAGRPAEEIAGAAHVSAGVCQLADRRTDAAEALLKAMPGWLRQGLEAHVTVDGRARTMRDPHAYTELLCGLHPVGTPRLAADRLAATSERTGISRFALLVEGSGDLAATEENLRRLGAEVLPQLR
- a CDS encoding SCO5389 family protein, which produces MSLDVSPALLEQAERGEVDEAEFVDCVRTSLPYAWEMISSLVAQLKVDGGPFADNQTPPPDEQARGQLLRALASDAIRSALQRHFGVRLAFQNCHRVAVFPPDSSVDETLARFTSVRSQLLNQSPEFRDC
- the nucS gene encoding endonuclease NucS is translated as MRLVIARCSVDYAGRLTAHLPSAPRLILVKADGSVSIHADDRAYKPLNWMSPPCTLKEGTGEDEGVWTVINKTGEKLIITMEEILHDSSHELGVDPGLIKDGVEAHLQELLADRIETLGEGYTLIRREYMTAIGPVDILCRDADGRTVAVEIKRRGEIDGVEQLTRYLELLNRDPHLAPVRGVFAAQEIKPQARVLATDRGINCQILDYDALRGIEDDKLRLF